In Populus alba chromosome 9, ASM523922v2, whole genome shotgun sequence, a genomic segment contains:
- the LOC118053814 gene encoding histone deacetylase 8 isoform X1 has protein sequence MAAACSNKIIDVFWHEGMLNHETGKGVFDSGTDPGFLDVLEKHPENSDRIKNMVSILQKGPISPYISWQLGRPAQVLELLSFHAPAEYIDELVEADKQGGKMICAGTFLNPGSWDAALLAAGTTLSAMKHILDGHGKLAYALVRPPGHHAQPKQADGYCFLNNAGLAVQLALDSGCKKVAVIDIDVHYGNGTAEGFYRTDKVLTVSLHMNHGSWGPSHPQNGSVGELGEGEGLGYNLNIPLPNGTGDRGYGYAMKELVVPSIHKFEPDMIVFVVGQDSSAFDPNGRQCLTMDGYREIGRIVHSLANKHSGGQILIVQEGGYHITYSAYCLHAILEGVLDLPQPLLCDPIAYYPEDEAFAVEFVEATRKYHKEMVPFLKGT, from the exons ATGGCTGCTGCTTGCTCAAACAAGATCATAGACGTGTTCTGGCACGAGGGCATGCTAAACCATGAAACTGGAAAGGGAGTTTTTGACTCAGGAACTGATCCTGGGTTCCTAGACGTGTTAGAGAAGCACCCAGAGAACTCAGACAGGATCAAGAACATGGTTTCTATACTTCAGAAAGGCCCCATCTCTCCATACATTTCCTGGCAACTCGGTAGACCTGCTCAAGTCCTTGAATTGCTCTCTTTTCACGCTCCAG CAGAGTACATAGATGAACTAGTTGAAGCAGATAAACAAGGAGGGAAGATGATTTGTGCCGGAACTTTCTTAAATCCTGGCTCATGGGATGCTGCACTTCTTGCTGCTGGCACTACACTATCAGCAATGAAGCATATTCTTGATGGGCATGGAAAGCTTGCTTATGCATTGGTTAGGCCGCCTGGTCACCATGCTCAACCTAAACAAGCAGATGGGTATTGCTTCCTTAACAATGCTGGTCTTGCGGTTCAATTGGCCTTAGATTCAGGGTGCAAAAAGGTTGCAGTTATTGACATTGATGTTCATTATGGAAATGGAACAGCGGAGGGATTCTATCGGACAGATAAAGTACTTACCGTGTCCCTTCATATGAACCATGGTTCATGGGGTCCATCTCACCCACAGAATGGATCTGTTGGTGAGCTAGGTGAAGGAGAGGGTTTGGGATACAATTTGAACATACCTCTTCCTAATGGGACAGGCGATAGGGGATATGGGTATGCCATGAAGGAGTTAGTTGTCCCATCTATTCACAAATTTGAACCTGATATGATAGTTTTTGTTGTTGGCCAAGATTCAAGTGCT TTTGATCCAAATGGAAGGCAATGCTTGACAATGGATGGCTATAGAGAGATTGGACGGATAGTTCATAGTCTGGCAAATAAACACAGTGGTGGGCAGATTCTTATCGTCCAAGAAGGAGGATACCACATCACGTACTCAGCTTACTGTCTTCATGCAATACTTGAAGGTGTGCTTGACCTTCCCCAGCCTCTGTTATGTGATCCCATTGCATATTACCCAGAGGATGAGGCTTTTGCTGTGGAATTTGTTGAAGCAACCAGAAAGTACCATAAAGAAATGGTTCCGTTTTTAAAAGGAACATGA
- the LOC118053814 gene encoding histone deacetylase 8 isoform X2, which produces MAAACSNKIIDVFWHEGMLNHETGKGVFDSGTDPGFLDVLEKHPENSDRIKNMVSILQKGPISPYISWQLGRPAQVLELLSFHAPEYIDELVEADKQGGKMICAGTFLNPGSWDAALLAAGTTLSAMKHILDGHGKLAYALVRPPGHHAQPKQADGYCFLNNAGLAVQLALDSGCKKVAVIDIDVHYGNGTAEGFYRTDKVLTVSLHMNHGSWGPSHPQNGSVGELGEGEGLGYNLNIPLPNGTGDRGYGYAMKELVVPSIHKFEPDMIVFVVGQDSSAFDPNGRQCLTMDGYREIGRIVHSLANKHSGGQILIVQEGGYHITYSAYCLHAILEGVLDLPQPLLCDPIAYYPEDEAFAVEFVEATRKYHKEMVPFLKGT; this is translated from the exons ATGGCTGCTGCTTGCTCAAACAAGATCATAGACGTGTTCTGGCACGAGGGCATGCTAAACCATGAAACTGGAAAGGGAGTTTTTGACTCAGGAACTGATCCTGGGTTCCTAGACGTGTTAGAGAAGCACCCAGAGAACTCAGACAGGATCAAGAACATGGTTTCTATACTTCAGAAAGGCCCCATCTCTCCATACATTTCCTGGCAACTCGGTAGACCTGCTCAAGTCCTTGAATTGCTCTCTTTTCACGCTCCAG AGTACATAGATGAACTAGTTGAAGCAGATAAACAAGGAGGGAAGATGATTTGTGCCGGAACTTTCTTAAATCCTGGCTCATGGGATGCTGCACTTCTTGCTGCTGGCACTACACTATCAGCAATGAAGCATATTCTTGATGGGCATGGAAAGCTTGCTTATGCATTGGTTAGGCCGCCTGGTCACCATGCTCAACCTAAACAAGCAGATGGGTATTGCTTCCTTAACAATGCTGGTCTTGCGGTTCAATTGGCCTTAGATTCAGGGTGCAAAAAGGTTGCAGTTATTGACATTGATGTTCATTATGGAAATGGAACAGCGGAGGGATTCTATCGGACAGATAAAGTACTTACCGTGTCCCTTCATATGAACCATGGTTCATGGGGTCCATCTCACCCACAGAATGGATCTGTTGGTGAGCTAGGTGAAGGAGAGGGTTTGGGATACAATTTGAACATACCTCTTCCTAATGGGACAGGCGATAGGGGATATGGGTATGCCATGAAGGAGTTAGTTGTCCCATCTATTCACAAATTTGAACCTGATATGATAGTTTTTGTTGTTGGCCAAGATTCAAGTGCT TTTGATCCAAATGGAAGGCAATGCTTGACAATGGATGGCTATAGAGAGATTGGACGGATAGTTCATAGTCTGGCAAATAAACACAGTGGTGGGCAGATTCTTATCGTCCAAGAAGGAGGATACCACATCACGTACTCAGCTTACTGTCTTCATGCAATACTTGAAGGTGTGCTTGACCTTCCCCAGCCTCTGTTATGTGATCCCATTGCATATTACCCAGAGGATGAGGCTTTTGCTGTGGAATTTGTTGAAGCAACCAGAAAGTACCATAAAGAAATGGTTCCGTTTTTAAAAGGAACATGA